Sequence from the Bremerella volcania genome:
TTGGCAACAACGGCCCGCACATCCTTGATCTTTGCCGCTGGTCGATTGGCGCGGAAGAGTTTCCGACCGCCGTCAGCAGCGTCGGTGGACGTTATGCGTGGGATGACAATGGCCAAACGCCCAACACGCATCTGCTCCGCTACGAATACGCCCAAGCTCCCATTACCTTCGAGATCCGTGACTTGCCAACGGCGACCGGGAAGAAGGATACCTGCGACTACATGGGAATCAGCTACGGTATTGTCGTTGAAGGGGAAGATGCTACGTATGTTGGTTTCGATACAGGCAAGGTTATCGACTCTCAAGGCAAGACCATTCGAGAAATCAAAGGAACCACAGGTCCTGATGGTGGCCGGCAGTTACACCGCGAAAACTTCGTAAAGGCTGTTCGATCGCGGAAGACATCCGACCTGAATTGCAATGTCCGAACGGGGCACCTTTCGACGGCTCTTTGCCATCTCGGAAATATTTCACACCAGACTGGTGATGCTATTTCACTGAAATCCCTCCGGGAACGCACCCAAGAGCAACCACTCGTACACGAGGCCGCCGTGCGGATGCAATCTCACCTGGCGGCGAACGGGGTAGATGTCAGTTCAGCACACGTTCAGCTGGGAAAAACCGTTCAAATCGACCCCAAGACCGAGATGTTCCCTCAGGACGAAAAGGCCAACATGCTGCTAAAACGCGAGTATCGGGCACCCTATATCGTGCCTGAAGTCGTTTAGGCTTCTCCACTTCGTTCAATCTGCAGGACTTGATTCAAGGTCCCTGTTTTCCGTATTCTGGAAAGCTTGACCCATTGCCAAGTCCAACGTGGCAGTCGCTCGTTCGTCAATCGATCGACCGCCCACCCTATCAGATGAACGAACAATATGGCCCAAGAACCACGGAAAGTCCGCCTCCTCGACATTGCGAACAAAGCTGGGGTCTCCCGTGCAGCGGTGGGGCATATCCTCAATAACTCGGGAGCGGATTGCGTTCGCGTCTCAGAGGCGACGCGCGAGAAGGTTCTCAAAATTGCGGCGGAACTCGACTACCGTCCCAATCGTGCCGCTCAGCGACTCCGCGGCATGCCGACGAAGATCATCGGCGTGGTGCTGGACACCGTGAACCTGGCCGTCTTTTCGGCGCGTCTTGCCGCAATCGAAGCCGAAGCGCACAACCGCGGTTATCGCTTGATGATCGGTCAGGCTCATCATGATCCAGACGAAATCAAAACCTACCTGGATGACTTTGCGGATCATGGCATGGACGCAATTCTTTGCATGTTCGACGTCATGCAGGACTTCCGTCCTAAGCTGAAGAAGGTTTTTCGCGGGCGCGAGAACATCATCGTGCACTCTTCCCCCATTCTTAAAGCTCAACCTTGCGTTCGGGTCGAGACCTCCTCGGCGATTGAGCAGTTGGTCGATCACCTTGCCGATCGAGGACGTAAGAAAATTGCGATTCAACTCTGGTCCCCTTCGGATCAACTCATGTCGATTCGAAGCGAGGCTTGGAAAGAGAATGTCAAACGCCGCAAGCTACCTACGACCAACTCACTGATTTGGACCAATCCGGAAGCGACTCAGAAACCGTCCCGTGAGGCCATTGACGACTGTATCCAAAAGCTCGTCGTCACCAACAAAGCCGACGCGATCATCGCATCCAACGACGAATGGGCCGTTCGCCTGATCCAAGGACTTGAACGCCACGGATATACGGTTCCCAAGGACGTCGCCGTAACAGGCTATGACAATCTAGATATCGCCGATGTGATTGAACCAGGACTGACAACCATCGATCAGTGCCATGCAGAATACGCCAAGCAAGCTATGGACCTGGTTGAAGAAACCATCGCTGGAACGATTTCTCCGTCCAAGCGATTGCGGGTGATTCGACCGCAACTCGTTGTCCGCGAGTCGACCTAGCATGCTAAGTCGTTGTCGCTTGATGACCACCGTTTTTCAACGAACCACTCATCCGCAGAGAGACAGCCTTTACAGAGCCGACCAATTGGTTCAGCGGGTTGGTATAAGTAAGACGACGTATCTCCGTCGCGGTCAGGCCTAGTCGGCACTGAAGGTTTTCCGCCATCTGCTGCATCGTCGTCGCTGAGCCTACCAAGTGGCTATCGTCTTCGGCTCGGGGAACTCCATCCGCACCGACGGTTACCTCTTGATCACCCAACGGATAAACACCAGGGCCGCAGCCTGCAGCGGATATGGCATCCGAGACAACAAATGCTCGATTGATGCCAATGATGTCGAGGTAGTTCTTCAAAGCGAAAAACGGAACGTGCGCCCCATCGGCGATAAGTCCAATTTGCAGATGCTCGGACCGGCTTAAAACCCGCTGAATAATGTTATCGTGCCGATCCATCATCCGCGGACAGCCGTTACCCAGGTGGGTAAACATTGAAAGTCCTGCGTCGATCGCCGCGTCGAGTTCCTTCAGCGATGCATTCGTATGCCCAGCGGAAACGACAATCCCTTCTTCGACAAGACGGCGAGTAATTTCCTGGGCCGGATCTTGTTCAGGTGCCAAGGTAACAATTCGCACCAGTCCATCAGCAGCTTCAAGAAGCGTCTCCATTTCCCGCCAGTTGGCCTGCTTGGCCGCATAGACGGGATGTGCCCCAACATACCCAGCCTCGGTACTGATGAACGGCCCTTCGACATGCACGCCGGCGATCATTCGTTGAACAAGTTGATCGTTACTACGCAGGCGGACGAGACGGCGAATTCGCAAGGCCATTTTGGCGATGTCATCCGTGATGACCGTTACCAGAACTTGCTCGACGCCATCTCGCTCTAGTGCCACGCATGCAGCGTTCAGTTCTTCCGCGGAGATATTGTCCTGGTTAAAGTCAACGCCATAGTAGCCATTGATCTGAAGATCGATGAATTTCGGGGTAGTCATGTCGCTCCTGGCGCTTTTTAGTCGGAGAGGGTCGAGGAGGTAAGCAGTGATGCAGCCGCCTTGTCGACGTACAAAGTCGTACTCTCATGCGTCTGCAAAATGGAGGCGGGAACGTCTGGGGTAACAGGTCCCTCAAGGCTACTACGTACAGCTTCCGCTTTTCGCTTGTCGGGAACACTACAAATGATGGTTTTTGACTTCAAAATGTGACGACAAGACATACTGATGGCTTGCGTTGGTACGTCATCGATCGTGGCAAACCATCCTTCGCCAGCTTGCTGTTTTCGGCAAGCTTCGTCCAGTTCAACCACCAGATAGGGTTCGTTAGTATCGAAGTCCGCAGGAGGGTCATTGAATGCGAGGTGTCCATTCTCACCAATTCCGACGAAGGCAACATCGATGGGATGATCTTGAATAAGTTGCCCTAACTCACGACAAACCTGATGAGGATCAGCACCGGTGCCGTCCACGTAGTGAAACTTTTTCAGAGGAACATGTTCCACGAAACGCTCTCGCAAGTAACGGCAAAACGAAGCAGGATGTTGATCATCGAGCCCAAGGTATTCGTCCAGATGAAACCCTGTGACATGGCTCCAGTCAATGCCTTCTTCAGCAATCAGCGCGGATAGCGTCTCGAACTGAGAAGCCCCAGTGGCAACGATGATGTTCGCTCGACCGTTTTCGGCAATCGCATTGCGGATAGCCTCCGCACCGCGACGAGCGGCTGCAATTCCCAACCGTTTGGCATCTTCTAAGACTTCGAGTTTCATAAGTTCGATTTTGCTTCCTAACTACGACGATTCGATCCACCGCGACATGAAAAGGGATCCGAACACATGGCAAAGATGTCACGAGACATCATTGTGGCGTCACTTCTTGCTAAGTCAACCAGTAAATCTTTGCCACAACACTGCAATGGGTTTCTCCGCTGATATTACTTTCCATGCATCCATCCATAGAGTCAGACAAGTTCTCGCCGTAGATTCTCTTAGAAAATGCATCCTAATCTATTTTTTTATCTTGGCCGATATGATGTCAGCTGATATCATTTTGACGGGTGGGCTGATCAATAGCAAGCTTTTCCCGCTCATTTTTTGGGCGAATTGCAATAAGCCTCGATGAAATCGACGGCACAGACGGCCCCTCACTTTGCACCTCATCTCGTTTTTTTGGACCGTTTCTCGACGAATTCAAACCAATTTGGTTGAAAGTCGAGATCAGCCGTGTGATTTGATCGTTCGTGGCGCGTTCTTTGCGTTACTGAAAAGATATGAACGACTTGGGTACGCGGCCTCGTGACTGCCCCTTTTCAATTTCCCTCATGCTTTTTTTTGGCCAAGTTGATATCAGCTGACATCATGAGCCAACTTTACCGTGAAGTCATCTCTATTTCTTTCTCTATAAAGGTTATGCAATGAAACGAAATCGCGGATTCACGCTGGTGGAACTCCTTGTCGTCATCGCCATTATCGGTGTGTTGATTGCCTTGCTGCTGCCGGCGGTCCAACAAGCACGAGAAGCCGCTCGGCGCATGCAATGTAGTAACAACTTGAAGCAATTGGGCCTGGCTTTTCATAACTACCACGATACCTACGGGCGATTCATGACCGGTGGGGATACTTCATGGCAATTCTACGCGGTAGGTTGGGTTCCACGTATTTTCCCATTTATTGAGCAGAACACCCGGTATGAAGGGATGGAGGCACTCGCGGCAAACTACATGATGACGCGGAGTCCATACCGCAGCCACAACCAAAATAATCCAATCTTTGGGGCCGTCCCCGGGATCACCTGCCCGTCGTCTCCTCTGGGCGAGCTTTCTTCCGACCAGCCGGTTACCACGAACTTTCCATATCACAACGTCCAGGGTGGTCTTCACTACCGAGGCAATGGCGGTTCGGTCGACGTTGATTTCGTTGCCGCAACGACAGCTGGCCGAGTCGGCTATTCAAAATCGGGGATCATTTATCCCAATAGCCGAACACGCTTTGCCGACATTGTTGACGGAACCACCAATACGTTTCTGTTGGGTGAGACCTCGAAGGTCAGTACTGCCTCAGGATTTGCAGGTCTGAAGCCGTGGACGTGGGGCTCGACTTCCTACAACGCGAACGAATGGTTGATGATCGACCACAAGCTGGTTCAATATCCGATCAATTTCCCAGGCTCGTATGGCAACAACTCGACGCCGTTCTCCAGTTACCATCCTGGTGGTGCTTTGTTTGTGATGTGCGACGGAAGCGTCAAATTCCTGACGGAAACAATGCCTCTCGATACGCTTAAAGCGGTTGCGACACGCCACAACGGCGAGGTCGTCTCCGGACTATAAACATAAATCCGCGCGATCGTCGCTCGAATTCATGCGAGCGACGATCATTTTCTACCGCTTCGTTCTACCTATGTTTAAGTGATTGCGTCATGAAAAGGTTTACTTGGAAAACCACAGCGTGTCTCTTTCTGGTGTCACTCTTGGCGGGCTGCGGCCCGAAAGGGCCTGAGATGGGACAAGTATCAGGAACGGTGACATACAAAGGCAAGACGCTACCGACAGGTACGATCGTATTTGTTCCCGAGAAAGAAGGTTCCATGATGGCCTTCGCCGAAATTCAACAAGATGGCACCTATGTCGCCGGCACCGAGCAGTTCGGGCCAGGTGTCCCCCTGGGTAAGCACCGCGTAATGATCTCAGCATTCATCGATCATGGACCTGAGAAATCCGCTGAAGCGATTCTGCCTGAAAAATACAGCAGCGATCGAAAGTCGGGGCTCATTGCAGATGTTGAGCCAGGGGAAAACATCGTTGACTTTTCCCTTTGAATCTTACGCCCACGATCGGCGATAATGACACCCCTCTCCCAGAAACCCCAACTCTGTCGGTGAATTGCGCTAGTTCTTCACCGATCGAATCGCATGAAAGCGAGTGAGTCATGTCGGATGCGGCGGCTGAAAGCCAAAAGCAAGTTTCCTTCCTGAGAGTCGTCAAAGCGATTGGACCGGCGATTGTCGTCGCCTCGGTCGTGCTCGGACCAGGCAGCATCTTGGCCAACTCGAAGGTAGGTGCTGCGTACGGTTATAACATGATCTGGGTATTGGGCCTGGCATCAGTATTCATGGCGCTTACCGTCTTTCTCGCGGCCGTAATCGGCACGAGCTTCGACCGTACTCCGTTTTCGGAAATTGCTCACCGATTAGGTCGACCCGTTTCCGTAGGAATTGGAATTGTATTCTTTCTGATCACCAGTTGTTTCCAATTTACCAACAACCTGGCCATCATCGATGTGATCAACATTGCGACGGACAGCACGAACATGGGGGCCTCGGCCTGGTGGATGTCGCTCGTGGCCATCGTTTTGATCAATGCCGGATTGGTATGGGCCTTGTACGGCAGTAGTACCCCATATCGATTTATTGAAAAAATGATGATGGTGATGGTAGGGATCATGCTGCTAGGCTTCGTTGTGAATCTGGCGGTCGTTCAGCCTGAAATCTCCAAGATCTTCGCCGGAATGATTCCTTCTTTTCCAGACGGTGGTGGTTCTCCGGAAAACATCGTGATGTTACTGGGAATGTTTGGCACGACGTTTTCCATCGCCGGAGCGTTCTATCAAATCTACGGAGTTCGCGAGAAGAACTGGACGCGCGATAACATCGCCAACGGAATCGTTGACTCGATCGTTGGTATTGCAGTCCTCGGGGGCATCAGCTTTATCATTATGGTGACTTCAGCTGCGGTCCTTCAGGACGCGAAGCTGACCAGCATCACGGATGTCGCCAAGCAACTTGAACCGTTGATCGGACCGCGGGCCAAGTTCATGTTTTGCATTGGCATCTCTGCTGGTGCATTTAGTTCGCTCCTGGTCAATGCGTTAATTGGGGGAACGGCCCTGAGCGACAGCCTGGGGATGTCTGCCAGCGTGAAAGATCAACCGGTAAAAGCCCTCACCGTGGCCGGACTGGCAGTGGGAATGCTGGTCGCGATTGCCGTCAACTGGTTAGGGCTTTCCAGCGTATCTTTGATTGTCTTCGCCCAGGCCCTTACCGTCATTGGCGTGCCGCTGCTTGCTTTCGCAATGCTCTACCTGGCGATCAAGCTTCCCCCCACAAAACTGAAAGTCCCGGCATGCACCATTGCAACTTGCTCGCTACTGATTGCGGTCCTATTGTCAGGCAGGATGGTTTTGTCACTGATTGAAAGATTCAGCTAATTGGCAACGGGTCGTCCAGCTCAACTTTCCTCACTGATCAAGCCACTCCCCTACAACATCCGTATAACACGTGTCTATCAAAGGCATTAGGGGGATGCCTACCAGTATCCACCGTGTTGATTTTAAACGCGTCCTGATAAGCAACTTGCGATGTGATGATTTTGGGGGGGGAATGCCCGCAGAACCCAATCGTTGTAATGTCGTCCAAGCCTCTGGTGGGGTATCGAGTTTGGTCTTCTTCCCTGGTGTAAGGTCTGCTAAGTTCATCGTTGCCGTTTCTCGGATAGAAACTATTGGCAAGCACGGATTGAACTAGACGGATGAACCCACCGATACGTCGACTATTGATCGACATCACGCACACCGCTTCGCAAGACTATCACACAGGAATTCAGCGCGTCGTTCGCAGCCTCGCGCGAGAATCGCTGGCCTATTCGGCAAACCCGGAAACGAAAATTGAATGTTTTCCGGTCATTCATATCGACGGTCGGTTCGTGCATGTCGATCGCTGGTGTGCGGCGCGTGGTTACAGCAAGTCAGGACGCAGCTGGGCAGCCTTTTGCCAAGACCTTGTTCCAAATTGGGTCGGAACGGCAAACCGCTTGAAGCTCAATAGGCTCGGCACACGTATCCGAAAATTATTGTACCCGCGAACCATCGATCGTTTTGCTCGCAAAGTGATTCAGCGGCTTCGACCGCCTCATGTCGCCGTCAATCCTGGGACAGGCGATGTTATCTTGATGCCGGACTCTTGGTGGGATCTACCGGAACTGTTCGAGGCTATTCAAAGCGCCCAGCAGAACGGAGCCATCGTTGGTGCCATGGTTCACGACCTGATCCCAATACGGTTTCCCGAATTCTTCGACGGGGGAATGCGCACCAAGTTTACGCCTTGGATGCAGCGTCTGGTGCGTACGGTCGATTTTATTCTCGGAGACGCTCAAGCCGGAGAAGATGACTTGTGGCGGTTCATTCAGGAAGAGAACGCCCCGATCGAAAGACACAATGTCAGCCACGTTCGATTGGGATGTGACATCGGCCCGGTCCGACAGGTCGATATTTCCAAGGTACCTGGGAATATTCGCCGACTCTTCGCTGAGCGCGAAAAAGCCCCCTATCTAATGGTTTCGACGATTGAAGTCCGTAAAAATCATCATTATCTGCTCGATGCCTTTGAGCTTCTATGGCAGGAAGGCGTCGATGTTTCGCTAGCACTTGTCGGCCGCGTCGGCTGGAAGTGCGACGACTTGGTCGCGAGAATTTCCAACCACCCTGAAGTAGGCAAACGTCTTCATTTTCTGGACAACGTCAATGATGACGCCCTGAATTACATCTACCAAAGAAGCAAAGGCTTTCTTTTCTCGTCGAAAGCAGAAGGGTTTGGTTTGCCGATCGTTGAGGCACAACACCACGGCCTACACGTATTTGCCAGCGATATTCCCATCTTTCGCGAGGTTGCCGGAAGTGGGGCTCAGTTCTTTTCTCTGGATGACCCGTCACATCTCCAACGTCAGATCGTTGCCTTTGAGAATGAGCAGGGATGGGAATCTAAGCCAAGTATCACCGTAGAAAATGAGCCATGGAAAGCAGTCTTTCCGAAACTTGTTGATGTGGTGGCTCATTTAGCCGGCAATCTACTGGAAGCTCGCTCGGCAAGTGCATCACGTGCTGCTTAGACTCAGCGTAATCCTTGAATTCGATTGGGATTTTATCGAACCACGAATTCCGCTATCTTTGCCTCACCACGGATGGTCCCCTGTCAAGCAAAGAAGGCGTAGTAATTGTCATGTCGAATATCGCGCTGATTACCGGAATCACGGGCCAGGATGGTTCGTATCTTGCTGAATTCCTTCTCGAAAAAGGCTATCAGGTACATGGCTGTTTTCGCCGAAGCAGTACCAATGCCTTCGAGCGCATCGAACACCTCACCGATAAGATCGAACTCCACTGCACGGACCTGCTCGATCAAGCATCTCTGGAACGCTTGATTGCGAAGATCAAGCCGACCGAAGTTTACAACCTGGCAGCCCAAAGCTTTGTAGGCAGCAGTTGGGACCAGCCCATCCTTACCGGAGAGGTAACCGGATTGGGCGTGACGCGACTTCTGGAAGCGATCCGCATGGTCGACACGTCGATTCGCTTCTACCAAGCAAGTAGCAGCGAAATGTTCGGCAAGGTCCATGAGACGCCTCAGAGAGAGACGACTCCATTTCACCCTCGCAGCCCCTATGGCGTCGCTAAGGCCTACGGTCACTGGATGACTGTCAACTACCGTGAAAGCTACGATATGTATGCGTGCGGTGGGATCCTTTTCAATCATGAATCTCCACGACGCGGTCTTGAGTTCGTTACTCGAAAAATCAGTGATGCCGTCGCACGCATTAAACTGGGGCTCGCCACGGAAGTTCGTCTGGGCAACCTGGACGCCCGTCGCGACTGGGGTTTCGCTGGCGACTATGTGGAAGCGATGTGGCTGATGCTACAGCAAGACAAGCCTATCGATTATGTGATTGGCACCGGTGAAACGTATCGCGTGGGTGACTTTGTTCAAATCGCGTTCGATCGGGTTGGACTGAACTGGGAAAAACACGTCGTGATCGATCCTAAGTTTTATCGCCCGGCCGAGGTCGATCTGCTGCTTGCCGATCCCATGAAAGCACAAGAAGAGTTGAACTGGAAACCCAAGATGTCTTTCCAGGAACTCGTCGAGACAATGGTCGACCACGACCTTCAGCGGCTCTCCGCGCTGGCCAA
This genomic interval carries:
- a CDS encoding NRAMP family divalent metal transporter; its protein translation is MSDAAAESQKQVSFLRVVKAIGPAIVVASVVLGPGSILANSKVGAAYGYNMIWVLGLASVFMALTVFLAAVIGTSFDRTPFSEIAHRLGRPVSVGIGIVFFLITSCFQFTNNLAIIDVINIATDSTNMGASAWWMSLVAIVLINAGLVWALYGSSTPYRFIEKMMMVMVGIMLLGFVVNLAVVQPEISKIFAGMIPSFPDGGGSPENIVMLLGMFGTTFSIAGAFYQIYGVREKNWTRDNIANGIVDSIVGIAVLGGISFIIMVTSAAVLQDAKLTSITDVAKQLEPLIGPRAKFMFCIGISAGAFSSLLVNALIGGTALSDSLGMSASVKDQPVKALTVAGLAVGMLVAIAVNWLGLSSVSLIVFAQALTVIGVPLLAFAMLYLAIKLPPTKLKVPACTIATCSLLIAVLLSGRMVLSLIERFS
- a CDS encoding DUF1559 domain-containing protein; the protein is MKRNRGFTLVELLVVIAIIGVLIALLLPAVQQAREAARRMQCSNNLKQLGLAFHNYHDTYGRFMTGGDTSWQFYAVGWVPRIFPFIEQNTRYEGMEALAANYMMTRSPYRSHNQNNPIFGAVPGITCPSSPLGELSSDQPVTTNFPYHNVQGGLHYRGNGGSVDVDFVAATTAGRVGYSKSGIIYPNSRTRFADIVDGTTNTFLLGETSKVSTASGFAGLKPWTWGSTSYNANEWLMIDHKLVQYPINFPGSYGNNSTPFSSYHPGGALFVMCDGSVKFLTETMPLDTLKAVATRHNGEVVSGL
- a CDS encoding glycosyltransferase family 4 protein, with product MHVDRWCAARGYSKSGRSWAAFCQDLVPNWVGTANRLKLNRLGTRIRKLLYPRTIDRFARKVIQRLRPPHVAVNPGTGDVILMPDSWWDLPELFEAIQSAQQNGAIVGAMVHDLIPIRFPEFFDGGMRTKFTPWMQRLVRTVDFILGDAQAGEDDLWRFIQEENAPIERHNVSHVRLGCDIGPVRQVDISKVPGNIRRLFAEREKAPYLMVSTIEVRKNHHYLLDAFELLWQEGVDVSLALVGRVGWKCDDLVARISNHPEVGKRLHFLDNVNDDALNYIYQRSKGFLFSSKAEGFGLPIVEAQHHGLHVFASDIPIFREVAGSGAQFFSLDDPSHLQRQIVAFENEQGWESKPSITVENEPWKAVFPKLVDVVAHLAGNLLEARSASASRAA
- a CDS encoding glucosamine-6-phosphate deaminase, with the protein product MKLEVLEDAKRLGIAAARRGAEAIRNAIAENGRANIIVATGASQFETLSALIAEEGIDWSHVTGFHLDEYLGLDDQHPASFCRYLRERFVEHVPLKKFHYVDGTGADPHQVCRELGQLIQDHPIDVAFVGIGENGHLAFNDPPADFDTNEPYLVVELDEACRKQQAGEGWFATIDDVPTQAISMSCRHILKSKTIICSVPDKRKAEAVRSSLEGPVTPDVPASILQTHESTTLYVDKAAASLLTSSTLSD
- a CDS encoding LacI family DNA-binding transcriptional regulator; this encodes MAQEPRKVRLLDIANKAGVSRAAVGHILNNSGADCVRVSEATREKVLKIAAELDYRPNRAAQRLRGMPTKIIGVVLDTVNLAVFSARLAAIEAEAHNRGYRLMIGQAHHDPDEIKTYLDDFADHGMDAILCMFDVMQDFRPKLKKVFRGRENIIVHSSPILKAQPCVRVETSSAIEQLVDHLADRGRKKIAIQLWSPSDQLMSIRSEAWKENVKRRKLPTTNSLIWTNPEATQKPSREAIDDCIQKLVVTNKADAIIASNDEWAVRLIQGLERHGYTVPKDVAVTGYDNLDIADVIEPGLTTIDQCHAEYAKQAMDLVEETIAGTISPSKRLRVIRPQLVVREST
- a CDS encoding N-acetylglucosamine-6-phosphate deacetylase — translated: MTTPKFIDLQINGYYGVDFNQDNISAEELNAACVALERDGVEQVLVTVITDDIAKMALRIRRLVRLRSNDQLVQRMIAGVHVEGPFISTEAGYVGAHPVYAAKQANWREMETLLEAADGLVRIVTLAPEQDPAQEITRRLVEEGIVVSAGHTNASLKELDAAIDAGLSMFTHLGNGCPRMMDRHDNIIQRVLSRSEHLQIGLIADGAHVPFFALKNYLDIIGINRAFVVSDAISAAGCGPGVYPLGDQEVTVGADGVPRAEDDSHLVGSATTMQQMAENLQCRLGLTATEIRRLTYTNPLNQLVGSVKAVSLRMSGSLKNGGHQATTT
- the gmd gene encoding GDP-mannose 4,6-dehydratase, translated to MSNIALITGITGQDGSYLAEFLLEKGYQVHGCFRRSSTNAFERIEHLTDKIELHCTDLLDQASLERLIAKIKPTEVYNLAAQSFVGSSWDQPILTGEVTGLGVTRLLEAIRMVDTSIRFYQASSSEMFGKVHETPQRETTPFHPRSPYGVAKAYGHWMTVNYRESYDMYACGGILFNHESPRRGLEFVTRKISDAVARIKLGLATEVRLGNLDARRDWGFAGDYVEAMWLMLQQDKPIDYVIGTGETYRVGDFVQIAFDRVGLNWEKHVVIDPKFYRPAEVDLLLADPMKAQEELNWKPKMSFQELVETMVDHDLQRLSALANTSLKVLRKSA
- a CDS encoding Gfo/Idh/MocA family protein — encoded protein: MLSFNRRQFLAAASATAVTSITTPSAFASANDELRVVVIGLNGIGRTHLNGFPEISGVRVVGACDVDSAVLGKRAEEFQKKFNSKLKTYGDMRQVFDDPNVDAVVLAVPNHWHGLGTVWGCQAGKDVYTEKPCSHNIWEAGQMEKAAKKYDRIVQIGIQRRSFTHLKDFFQEIQQGVLGKVKQVKGLYLTRRNSISRPSAPPKPLATVNHDQWCGPAPTKLERANYHYDWHWFWDYGNAELGNNGPHILDLCRWSIGAEEFPTAVSSVGGRYAWDDNGQTPNTHLLRYEYAQAPITFEIRDLPTATGKKDTCDYMGISYGIVVEGEDATYVGFDTGKVIDSQGKTIREIKGTTGPDGGRQLHRENFVKAVRSRKTSDLNCNVRTGHLSTALCHLGNISHQTGDAISLKSLRERTQEQPLVHEAAVRMQSHLAANGVDVSSAHVQLGKTVQIDPKTEMFPQDEKANMLLKREYRAPYIVPEVV